A part of Salvelinus alpinus chromosome 23, SLU_Salpinus.1, whole genome shotgun sequence genomic DNA contains:
- the LOC139551368 gene encoding uncharacterized protein, which translates to MSERGSFTKGDRDGVGQVEQLQQHLANFKPSSEQTEQQEEAQTGVESLLPANDDTEAANEISQQEPRKGERVRRLTEKGRELRDERWRQLEHRFRVSYEKWKALPSSASSQSQSNSKVNSRRSSVSSVKRQEAAAEVAANQAALEVMVKQEHQLEELQRLEDEDKKRTAEQEAEAVKRSLEEARLRVKLEVENAARRRTLEDKRRELERLEVLKKLNAAKARMQVYEQDENSEDEKRELLSNCKSVKEVMHRSGSFHSLSPQHVVTSTQQEDGTKTMFRLLAESISESRLPIPEPVTFNGEPLSFTDWKVSFQTLIDRKNIPATEKIYYLRKYVGGPAKKAIESYFMLGTESAYHAAWTILEERYGNKFLIAKSFRDKLNAWPKIGSKDSLELRDLVDFLRSCEAAMSQNKGLEVLNDCNENQKILAKLPDWLTSRWNRKVVDILEETETFPSFSQFVKFLTREAKIACNPVTSLHALQSSEDGKPKTPRIQSPGARVLATNSDEKDTVTSCVFCEMSGHSLHKCCKFMDKPTTERQKFVQENKLCFGCLRPGHHSKDCDNRNTCDTCQRRHPSCLHEDRTKERLRDRKTEPPQDKGTRASSEAISNRVVRDINNTHTSTIIPVWVSTTSEPDREVLVYALLDTQSDTTFILEETTNALNTRKEPVQLKLSRMASRNTIVPCQKLSGLQVRGFYLEKKIPLPTTYSREFIPANRDHIPTPETARAWSHLEHIAEEIAPQQSCDVGLLIGYNCSQALLPREIVSGKENQPFAQRTDLGWSIVGHGNPCIDHGDAIGVSHRVIVRQVMPSLQSSSNVTNQNQVHYVSRTRVREVITALDIIKTLESDFNERTAEEDLISQEDIRFLTKMKAGIRRKDNGHYEMPLPFKEERPNLPNNKTCAVHRLKCLERRLRRDKQYYKDYTAFMEETIACGDAEKVSKEEINKHPAWYIPHHGVYHPQKPGKIRVVFDCSAKFRETSLNDHLLTGPELTNTLLGVPCRFRKGPVAIMCDVERMFHQFHVKAEDQDYLRFLWWENGDLESQPSVYRMKVHLFGAASSPGCANYGLKHLAAEERGSFSERYIQFIERNFYVDDGLMSVSSEAEAAQLVKEARELCSIGKLRLHKFISNSKEVIATISKEERAEGAKDLDMALGEPHMERALGVLWCVASDEIQFRVVVKERPLTRRGVLSTVASVYDPLRFVAPFVLAGKQIVQQMCRDKIDWDDPLPDDLRSQWEFWLQCLQILSEVRIQRAYLPSSFKEVQSYELHHFSDASTSGYGESSYLRTINTDRNGIKTEETQGLMTLSSCKMILHHATSGNWQKLQKCTRDRMAG; encoded by the exons atgtCAGAAAGAGGTAGTTTCACTAAAGGTGATAGAGATGGGGTAGGTCAAGTTGAGCAGCTGCAGCAACACCTCGCAAACTTCAAGCCTTCATCAGAACAAACAGAGCAGCAGGAAGAGGCCCAGACTGGTGTGGAGTCACTTCTGCCAGCGAATGATGATACAGAGGCTGCTAATGAGATATCACAACAAGAGCCACGAAAAGGTGAGAGGGTCCGCAGGTTAACTGAAAAGGGCAGAGAACTGCGCGACGAAAGGTGGAGACAGCTCGAACATCGTTTCAGGGTCAGCTATGAGAAGTGGAAGGCTCTG CCCTCAAGTGCTTCCTCCCAGTCTCAAAGCAACTCAAAGGTCAACTCCAGACGCTCAAGCGTGTCATCTGTCAAGAGACAAGAGGCTGCGGCGGAAGTTGCTGCTAACCAAGCAGCTTTAGAAGTAATGGTTAAGCAAGAACACCAACTAGAAGAGCTTCAGAGACTCGAAGATGAAGATAAGAAGAGGACAGCGGAGCAAGAAGCTGAGGCTGTGAAACGCAGCTTAGAAGAAGCTAGGCTGCGAGTCAAGTTAGAGGTAGAAAATGCTGCCAGACGAAGGACGCTAGAAGACAAGCGTAGAGAGTTAGAGCGCCTAGAAGTGCTCAAGAAACTAAATGCTGCCAAGGCGCGGATGCAAGTGTATGAGCAAGATGAAAACTCAGAGGACGAGAAGAGAGAACTACTCTCTAACTGCAAATCTGTGAAAGAAGTCATGCACAGAAGTGGGTCATTTCACAGTCTCTCACCACAACATGTTGTGACAAGCACACAACAAGAAGATGGCACCAAGACCATGTTCAGGTTACTAGCGGAATCAATCAGTGAAAGCCGCCTCCCCATACCAGAACCAGTAACATTCAATGGAGAACCACTCTCGTTCACTGACTGGAAGGTCTCTTTTCAGACTCTGATAGACAGGAAGAACATACCAGCAACTGAGAAGATATATTACTTAAGAAAATATGTCGGTGGGCCTGCCAAGAAAGCCATCGAAAGTTACTTTATGTTAGGAACAGAGTCAGCCTACCATGCTGCGTGGACCATTCTTGAAGAAAGGTACGGAAACAAATTCCTCATCGCCAAGTCCTTCAGAGATAAGCTCAATGCATGGCCTAAGATAGGATCCAAGGACAGTCTTGAACTTAGAGACCTTGTAGACTTTCTTCGCAGCTGTGAGGCTGCTATGTCTCAGAATAAGGGCCTGGAGGTGCTTAACGACTGTAATGAAAACCAAAAGATCCTCGCTAAACTTCCAGATTGGCTAACTTCAAGATGGAATAGAAAGGTCGTAGACATCTTAGAAGAAACTGAGACCTTTCCAAGCTTCAGTCAGTTTGTGAAGTTTCTCACGAGAGAAGCAAAGATCGCTTGTAATCCTGTAACATCCCTTCATGCTTTGCAATCAAGCGAAGATGGAAAACCTAAGACACCAAGGATTCAAAGCCCCGGAGCAAGGGTGTTAGCAACTAACTCTGATGAGAAAGATACTGTTACTAGTTGTGTCTTCTGTGAGATGTCAGGTCACAGTCTCCACAAATGCTGTAAGTTCATGGATAAGCCCACCACAGAGCGACAGAAGTTTGTTCAAGAGAATAAATTGTGCTTTGGCTGTTTAAGGCCTGGGCATCACTCGAAAGATTGTGATAACAGGAACACCTGCGACACGTGTCAGAGGAGGCATCCATCCTGCCTGCACGAAGATCGTACTAAAGAAAGGTTAAGGGATAGGAAGACAGAGCCCCCACAAGATAAGGGGACAAGAGCGTCAAGTGAGGCCATATCCAACAGAGTCGTAAGGGACATTAACAACACTCACACCTCCACAATCATTCCAGTATGGGTGTCAACCACAAGCGAGCCAGATCGTGAAGTTCTTGTGTATGCACTTCTTGACACCCAGAGCGACACCACCTTTATCCTTGAAGAGACAACAAACGCTCTCAATACAAGGAAGGAGCCAGTCCAACTGAAACTCTCTAGAATGGCTTCAAGGAATACCATTGTGCCCTGCCAGAAGCTGTCTGGTTTGCAGGTTAGAGGGTTTTACTTGGAGAAGAAAATCCCTCTGCCAACGACTTACTCGAGAGAGTTTATTCCTGCAAACAGAGATCATATTCCTACTCCAGAGACTGCAAGAGCATGGTCTCATCTTGAACACATTGCAGAGGAGATTGCTCCTCAACAGAGCTGTGATGTCGGTCTCTTAATTGGCTACAACTGCTCCCAGGCTCTCCTTCCAAGAGAAATTGTGTCTGGTAAGGAAAATCAGCCTTTTGCTCAGAGAACAGACCTTGGCTGGAGCATagtcggccatggaaatccatgtATCGACCATGGCGACGCTATTGGAGTGAGTCATCGGGTTATCGTTAGACAGGTGATGCCAAGCCTTCAATCTTCTTCCAACGTCACAAATCAAAATCAAGTACACTATGTTAGTAGAACACGCGTAAGAGAGGTAATCACAGCACTGGACATTATCAAGACGCTTGAATCCGACTTCAACGAGAGAACTGCAGAAGAGGACCTCATATCTCAAGAGGATATCCGGTTCCTGACAAAAATGAAAGCGGGAATCAGACGCAAGGACAATGGACATTATGAGATGCCGCTGCCGTTTAAGGAAGAAAGACCCAACCTGCCGAACAATAAAACATGTGCAGTTCACCGTCTCAAGTGCCTGGAAAGGAGGCTAAGGAGAGACAAGCAGTACTACAAGGACTACACAGCATTCATGGAAGAGACCATAGCTTGTGGAGATGCTGAGAAGGTCTCCAAAGAGGAAATTAACAAGCATCCAGCATGGTACATCCCGCACCATGGGGTTTATCACCCACAAAAGCCTGGGAAGATACGAGTCGTCTTTGACTGCTCAGCTAAGTTTCGAGAGACGTCCTTGAATGACCATCTCCTTACCGGTCCAGAGTTGACAAACACATTGCTGGGCGTCCCTTGTCGTTTTCGTAAGGGTCCAGTTGCAATCATGTGTGATGTAGAGCGCATGTTCCACCAGTTTCATGTGAAAGCAGAAGACCAAGATTATCTACGGTTCCTTTGGTGGGAGAACGGAGATCTAGAGTCTCAACCCTCAGTGTATCGTATGAAGGTCCATTTGTTCGGCGCAGCTTCATCTCCTGGTTGCGCAAACTATGGTCTCAAACATCTTGCTGCCGAAGAACGAGGAAGCTTCAGCGAGAGGTATATCCAGTTCATAGAAAGGAACTTTTATGTTGATGATGGGTTGATGAGCGTATCGTCTGAAGCTGAAGCGGCCCAGCTGGTGAAAGAAGCAAGAGAGCTTTGCAGCATCGGCAAACTCCGGTTGCACAAGTTTATCTCTAACAGCAAGGAAGTTATAGCCACAATTTCCAAGGAAGAACGTGCCGAGGGTGCCAAAGACCTGGATATGGCTCTGGGTGAACCACACATGGAGAGAGCGCTTGGTGTACTGTGGTGTGTCGCATCAGACGAGATCCAGTTTAGAGTAGTTGTCAAGGAACGCCCACTCACAAGAAGAGGAGTATTGTCTACAGTAGCCTCTGTATATGATCCGCTTAGGTTTGTGGCACCCTTTGTCCTGGCAGGGAAGCAGATCGTGCAGCAGATGTGTCGTGACAAGATCGACTGGGATGACCCCCTTCCAGATGACCTACGTTCCCAGTGGGAATTCTGGCTCCAATGTCTACAAATCTTGTCTGAAGTAAGGATTCAACGAGCCTACTTGCCATCAAGTTTCAAGGAGGTGCAGAGTTATGAGCTCCATCACTTCTCCGATGCTAGTACCTCAGGTTATGGAGAGTCCTCATACCTCAGAACAATCAACACAGACAGAAATGGAATAAAGACAGAAGAAACGCAAGGATTAATGACATTGTCATCTTGCAAGATGATACTGCACCACGCAACCAGTGGAAATTGGCAAAAGTTACAGAAGTGTACCCGAGACAGGATGGCCGGGTGA
- the LOC139550881 gene encoding myosin-9-like — MSERGSFTKGDRDGVGQVEQLQQHLANFKPSSEQTEQQEEAQTGVESLLPANDDTEAANEISQQEPRKGERVRRLTEKGRELRDERWRQLEHRFRVSYEKWKALVKEAKQSLTGCCSEDLLEDLLNKISHTSTELNLVYVNLRQIDIPDNDIRRRVDTCEAVTMSIIKTVRCHLKGREEGQSNQIELNWKDSNSLCVSELSHKSSLNYQPSSASSQSQSNSKVNSRRSSVSSVKRQEAAAEVAANQAALEVMVKQERQLEELQRLEDEDKKRTAEQEAEAVKRSLEEARLRVKLEVENAARRRTLEDKRRELERLEVLKKLNAAKARMQVYEQDENSEDEKRELLSNCKSVKEVMHRSGSFHSLSPQHVVTSTQQEDGTKTMFRLLAESISESRLPIPEPVTFNGEPLSFTDWKVSFQTLIDRKNIPATEKIYYLRKYVGGPAKKAIESYFMLGTESAYHAAWTILEERYGNKFLIAKSFRDKLNAWPKIGSKDSLELRDLVDFLRSCEAAMSQNKGLEVLNDCNENQKILAKLPDWLTSRWNRKVVDILEETETFPSFSQFVKFLTREAKIACNPVTSLHALQSSEDGKPKTPRIQSPGARVLATNSDEKDTVTSCVFCEMSGHSLHKCCKFMDKPTTERQKFVQENKLCFGCLRPGHHSKDCDNRNTCDTCQRRHPSCLHEDRTKERLRDRKTEPPQDKGTRASSEAISNRVVRDINNTHTSTIIPVWVSTTSEPDREVLVYALLDTQSDTTFILEETTNALNTRKEPVQLKLSRMASRNTIVPCQKLSGLQVRGFYLEKKIPLPTTYSREFIPANRDHIPTPETARAWSHLEHIAEEIAPQQSCDVGLLIGYNCSQALLPREIVSGKENQPFAQRTDLGWSIVGHGNPCIDHGDAIGVSHRVIVRQVMPSLQSSSNVTNQNQVHYVSRTRVR; from the coding sequence atgtCAGAAAGAGGTAGTTTCACTAAAGGTGATAGAGATGGGGTAGGTCAAGTTGAGCAGCTGCAGCAACACCTCGCAAACTTCAAGCCTTCATCAGAACAAACAGAGCAGCAGGAAGAGGCCCAGACTGGTGTGGAGTCACTTCTGCCAGCGAATGATGATACAGAGGCTGCTAATGAGATATCACAACAAGAGCCACGAAAAGGTGAGAGGGTCCGCAGGTTAACTGAAAAGGGCAGAGAACTGCGCGACGAAAGGTGGAGACAGCTCGAACATCGTTTCAGGGTCAGCTATGAGAAGTGGAAGGCTCTGGTAAAGGAAGCAAAACAGTCACTGACAGGCTGTTGCTCTGAAGACCTACTAGAAGACCTCTTAAACAAGATTAGTCATACCTCTACAGAACTAAACCTTGTCTATGTAAATTTGCGTCAAATCGACATTCCCGACAACGATATAAGACGCAGAGTTGATACTTGTGAAGCAGTTACAATGTCTATTATCAAGACTGTAAGGTGTCATTTAAAAGGCAGGGAAGAAGGTCAAAGTAACCAGATAGAACTGAACTGGAAGGACAGCAATTCCTTGTGCGTGTCCGAACTCTCACATAAGTCAAGTCTCAACTATCAGCCCTCAAGTGCTTCCTCCCAGTCTCAAAGCAACTCAAAGGTCAACTCCAGACGCTCAAGCGTGTCATCTGTCAAAAGACAAGAGGCTGCGGCGGAAGTTGCTGCTAACCAAGCAGCTTTAGAAGTAATGGTTAAGCAAGAACGCCAACTAGAAGAGCTTCAGAGACTCGAAGATGAAGATAAGAAGAGGACAGCGGAGCAAGAAGCTGAGGCTGTGAAACGCAGCTTAGAAGAAGCTAGGCTGCGAGTCAAGTTAGAGGTAGAAAATGCTGCCAGACGAAGGACGCTAGAAGACAAGCGTAGAGAGTTAGAGCGCCTAGAAGTGCTCAAGAAACTAAATGCTGCCAAGGCGCGGATGCAAGTGTATGAGCAAGATGAAAACTCAGAGGACGAGAAGAGAGAACTACTCTCTAACTGCAAATCTGTGAAAGAAGTCATGCACAGAAGTGGGTCATTTCACAGTCTCTCACCACAACATGTTGTGACAAGCACACAACAAGAAGATGGCACCAAGACCATGTTCAGGTTACTAGCGGAATCAATCAGTGAAAGCCGCCTCCCCATACCAGAACCAGTAACATTCAATGGAGAACCACTCTCGTTCACTGACTGGAAGGTCTCTTTTCAGACTCTGATAGACAGGAAGAACATACCAGCAACTGAGAAGATATATTACTTAAGAAAATATGTCGGTGGGCCTGCCAAGAAAGCCATCGAAAGTTACTTTATGTTAGGAACAGAGTCAGCCTACCATGCTGCGTGGACCATTCTTGAAGAAAGGTACGGAAACAAATTCCTCATCGCCAAGTCCTTCAGAGATAAGCTCAATGCATGGCCTAAGATAGGATCCAAGGACAGTCTTGAACTTAGAGACCTTGTAGACTTTCTTCGCAGCTGTGAGGCTGCTATGTCTCAGAATAAGGGCCTGGAGGTGCTTAACGACTGTAATGAAAACCAAAAGATCCTCGCTAAACTTCCAGATTGGCTAACTTCAAGATGGAATAGAAAGGTCGTAGACATCTTAGAAGAAACTGAGACCTTTCCAAGCTTCAGTCAGTTTGTGAAGTTTCTCACGAGAGAAGCAAAGATCGCTTGTAATCCTGTAACATCCCTTCATGCTTTGCAATCAAGCGAAGATGGAAAACCTAAGACACCAAGGATTCAAAGCCCCGGAGCAAGGGTGTTAGCAACTAACTCTGATGAGAAAGATACTGTTACTAGTTGTGTCTTCTGTGAGATGTCAGGTCACAGTCTCCACAAATGCTGTAAGTTCATGGATAAGCCCACCACAGAGCGACAGAAGTTTGTTCAAGAGAATAAATTGTGCTTTGGCTGTTTAAGGCCTGGGCATCACTCGAAAGATTGTGATAACAGGAACACCTGCGACACGTGTCAGAGGAGGCATCCATCCTGCCTGCACGAAGATCGTACTAAAGAAAGGTTAAGGGATAGGAAGACAGAGCCCCCACAAGATAAGGGGACAAGAGCGTCAAGTGAGGCCATATCCAACAGAGTCGTAAGGGACATTAACAACACTCACACCTCCACAATCATTCCAGTATGGGTGTCAACCACAAGCGAGCCAGATCGTGAAGTTCTTGTGTATGCACTTCTTGACACCCAGAGCGACACCACCTTTATCCTTGAAGAGACAACAAACGCTCTCAATACAAGGAAGGAGCCAGTCCAACTGAAACTCTCTAGAATGGCTTCAAGGAATACCATTGTGCCCTGCCAGAAGCTGTCTGGTTTGCAGGTTAGAGGGTTTTACTTGGAGAAGAAAATCCCTCTGCCAACGACTTACTCGAGAGAGTTTATTCCTGCAAACAGAGATCATATTCCTACTCCAGAGACTGCAAGAGCATGGTCTCATCTTGAACACATTGCAGAGGAGATTGCTCCTCAACAGAGCTGTGATGTCGGTCTCTTAATTGGCTACAACTGCTCCCAGGCTCTCCTTCCAAGAGAAATTGTGTCTGGTAAGGAAAATCAGCCTTTTGCTCAGAGAACAGACCTTGGCTGGAGCATagtcggccatggaaatccatgtATCGACCATGGCGACGCTATTGGAGTGAGTCATCGGGTTATCGTTAGACAGGTGATGCCAAGCCTTCAATCTTCTTCCAACGTCACAAATCAAAATCAAGTACACTATGTTAGTAGAACACGCGTAAGATAG